In Apium graveolens cultivar Ventura chromosome 10, ASM990537v1, whole genome shotgun sequence, the following are encoded in one genomic region:
- the LOC141692801 gene encoding pyridoxal 5'-phosphate synthase-like subunit PDX1.2 produces MADDNAVTIYTNSAITDTNKKKNSFTIKVGLAQVLRGGAIVEVTSPDQAKIAESAGACCVIVTEVVESGISRMPDPCLVKEIKRVVSIPVMAKVRVGHFVEAQILEAVEVDYIDESEVLAVADENHFVNKHNFRVPFVCGCRDLGEALRRVREGAAMIRTQGDLYKSGDIVATVGNVRKVMGDIRVLSNMDDDEVFAFSKKIGAPYDIVAQTKQMGRLPVVHFAAGGIVTPADAALMMQLGCDGVFVGPEVFSFADPYKKVRAIVQAVRNYSDPRVLVEVSSGFNEAMSRFNLNESSVEQFDSSSTY; encoded by the coding sequence ATGGCGGATGACAATGCCGTTACAATCTACACCAACAGCGCTATCACCGACACCAATAAGAAGAAGAATTCATTCACAATCAAAGTTGGGCTTGCCCAAGTGCTCCGTGGAGGCGCAATTGTAGAGGTTACGAGCCCTGATCAGGCCAAGATCGCTGAATCTGCTGGAGCTTGTTGTGTTATTGTCACGGAGGTTGTTGAATCAGGCATTTCTCGAATGCCTGATCCGTGTTTAGTGAAAGAGATTAAAAGGGTTGTTTCCATTCCTGTAATGGCGAAAGTCCGTGTTGGGCATTTTGTTGAAGCGCAGATTCTTGAAGCTGTGGAGGTTGATTATATTGATGAAAGTGAAGTTCTTGCTGTTGCTGATGAGAACCATTTTGTGAATAAGCATAATTTCCGTGTCCCCTTTGTTTGCGGGTGTAGAGATTTGGGAGAGGCGTTGAGGAGAGTGCGAGAAGGGGCTGCCATGATCAGGACTCAAGGGGATTTGTATAAGTCAGGTGACATTGTTGCGACGGTTGGCAATGTGAGGAAAGTGATGGGGGATATTAGGGTTTTGTCGAACATGGATGATGATGAGGTTTTCGCGTTTTCAAAGAAAATTGGTGCTCCTTATGATATAGTGGCGCAAACTAAGCAAATGGGGAGGCTTCCTGTAGTTCATTTTGCTGCTGGGGGAATTGTGACTCCTGCGGATGCTGCATTGATGATGCAGTTGGGATGTGATGGTGTGTTTGTTGGACCGGAGGTTTTTAGTTTTGCTGATCCGTACAAGAAAGTGAGGGCAATTGTGCAGGCTGTTAGGAACTATAGTGATCCGCGTGTGCTGGTAGAGGTCAGTTCGGGGTTTAATGAGGCAATGTCTAGGTTTAATCTTAATGAGAGTAGTGTTGAACAGTTTGACAGCAGCAGTACGTACTAG
- the LOC141693934 gene encoding uncharacterized protein LOC141693934 — protein MFDGLLKSKFQTKCKSLIKMTKTRLEMIKKKRCAMQKYLKIDIADLLQNGLDSNAYSRAEGFLREMNLSSCYEFVDLACSCIYPHISAMSKNRECPEDCREAVSSLMFAAARFADLPELRELRSLFTERYGKLFESYANKEFVANLKSLPHSKDKRLQLLQDIAHESGIEWNSKVLEQKLYKPPAVEENVSKNSSVADRNKQNNQRVTLGVREQDICSDKKDEVSKDENKFIKSKRTPSNRFQPKKIDQIVQQDPVRSSFREEVDGDKSISSYSSIPPPYTRQSVSKTNPILDVPPNGSDAGGKGSRNLDVQLDKELTATPKSVRRRPAKLLNTPPEQEYIDSFKGDQRMNNPDRTMKEDANQNGRDLSDEEERKMDKLLMHYSNKNATPEASKEPKSRRREFGLPSRAASLPLEVTSQVETKRGHARATSYETDMNANGHIHPKLPDYDDFVARLAAFRGEAK, from the exons ATGTTTGATGGGTTGTTGAAAAGCAAGTTTCAGACCAAATG CAAGTCTTTGATTAAAATGACAAAGACAAGGCTtgagatgataaagaagaaaagatgTGCAATGCAGAAGTATTTGAAGATTGATATTGCTGATCTTCTTCAAAACGGTCTTGATTCTAATGCCTATTCAAGG GCTGAAGGGTTTCTTAGGGAGATGAATCTGTCATCATgttatgagtttgttgacttggcCTGTTCATGCATCTATCCTCATATTTCTGCCATGAGTAAGAATAG GGAATGTCCTGAGGATTGTAGAGAGGCTGTATCATCTTTGATGTTTGCAGCTGCAAGATTTGCCGATTTGCCAGAGCTTCGTGAACTCAGAAGCCTATTTACGGAGAGATATGGGAAGTTATTTGAATCTTATGCCAACAAAGAG TTTGTTGCAAATCTGAAGTCATTGCCTCATTCAAAGGATAAAAGGTTACAGTTGTTGCAAGATATAGCACATGAATCTGGCATCGAGTGGAATTCAAAGGTTTTAGAGCAGAAATTATACAAGCCACCTGCAGTTGAGGAG AATGTGTCTAAGAACAGCAGTGTCGCTGATAGAAATAAGCAAAACAATCAAAGAGTAACTTTAGGAGTAAGGGAGCAGGACATTTGTTCGGACAAAAAAGATGAAGTTTCAAAAGatgaaaataaatttataaaaagcAAGAGAACTCCCAGCAATCGGTTTCAGCCAAAGAAGATAGATCAAATTGTTCAACAGGATCCTGTTAGGAGTTCATTCAGGGAAGAAGTGGATGGTGACAAGAGTATCTCCAGTTACAGTTCAATTCCTCCTCCTTATACTAGACAATCTGTAAGCAAAACTAATCCCATTTTGGATGTTCCTCCTAATGGATCTGATGCTGGAGGGAAAGGATCAAGAAATCTGGATGTTCAACTGGATAAAGAATTGACGGCAACACCAAAGTCAGTGAGGAGAAGACCTGCAAAACTTCTAAATACTCCACCAGAGCAGGAGTACATTGACAGTTTCAAAGGCGATCAAAGAATGAACAACCCTGACAGAACAATGAAAGAAGATGCAAACCAAAATGGCCGTGATCTATCAGATGAAGAGGAAAGAAAGATGGATAAGCTTCTGATGCACTACAGTAACAAAAATGCAACTCCTGAAGCAAGCAAAGAACCAAAATCCAGACGCAGAGAATTTGGTCTTCCAAGCAGAGCTGCGTCGTTGCCTCTTGAGGTAACAAGTCAAGTAGAGACAAAAAGGGGACACGCTCGCGCTACTTCTTATGAGACGGACATGAATGCTAACGGTCACATTCATCCCAAACTACCGGACTATGATGATTTCGTAGCTCGGCTTGCTGCATTTAGAGGGGAGGCAAAATGA